In Beijerinckia indica subsp. indica ATCC 9039, the genomic window CACAATCTCAAAAACGTCGATCTCACCATCCCGCGCGATAAGCTCGTGGTCTTTACCGGCCTTTCAGGCTCTGGCAAATCCTCGCTCGCCTTCGATACGATCTATGCCGAGGGTCAGCGCCGCTACGTCGAATCGCTTTCGGCCTATGCGCGGCAATTTCTGGAAATGATGCAAAAACCCGATGTCGATCAAATCGACGGGTTGTCACCGGCCATTTCCATCGAACAGAAGACCACGTCGAAAAATCCCCGTTCGACCGTCGGCACGGTGACGGAGATACACGACTATATGCGCCTGCTCTATGCGCGCGTCGGCATTCCCTATTCGCCGGCAACCGGCCTGCCGATCGAGAGCCAGACGGTGAGCCAGATGGTCGATCGCGTCCTGGCTTTGCCCGAACGCACGCGGCTCTATCTGCTCGCGCCCGTGGTGCGCGGACGCAAGGGGGAATATCGGAAGGAAATTGCCGATTTTCAGAAGCGTGGTTTTCAGCGCCTGAAGATCGACGGGACCTTTTACGAGATTGATGAGACGCCGACACTCGATAAGAAATTCAAGCATGATATCGATGTCGTGGTCGATCGCATCGCCGTGCGAGACGACATGCGCGCCAGGCTCTCGGAAAGTTTCGAAACCGCACTCGAATTGGCCGATGGCATCGCCATCATGGAATATGCGGACAAGCCGGAGAAGGCAAAAGAAGCCGAGCGCATCGTCTTTTCCTCCAAATTCGCATGCCCTGTTTCGGGCTTCACGATCCCTGAGATCGAGCCGCGTCTTTTCTCCTTCAACAATCCCTTTGGCGCCTGTCCGGAATGCGGCGGCCTTGGCTACGAACAAACGGTCGATCCCGATCTCGTCGTCGCCGACAAAAAGCTCAGCCTTCGCAAGGGCGCCATGGCGCCCTGGGCAAAATCGAGTTCACCCTATTATTCACAGACGCTCGAGTCGCTTGCCAAGCATTTCAAGTTCCGCCTCGATACACCTTATGAAAAGCTCGAGCCTTCAGTGCAGCAGATGCTGCTCTATGGCTCCAAAACCGAGTCCGTGCATTTTGTCTATGAAGACAATGTGCGCGCCTATGACGTGAACAAGCCTTTCGAGGGCGTGCTACGCAATCTGGAACGGCGCTATCGCGAGACCGACAGCGAATGGACCCGCGAAGAGATCGGCCGCTATATGACGGCGACACCCTGCAAGGCCTGTTCTGGCTACAGGCTGCGGCCGGAAGCCTTGGCGGTGAAGATCGATGGCAGCCATATCGGTGAGGTCAGCGCGCTGTCCGTGCGTGACGCGCGCGCCTGGTTCGCCGCTTTACCCGCCAAGCTCGATGACAAACGGCAGGAAATCGCCAAGCGCATCTTCAAGGAGATCAACGACCGGCTCACCTTCCTCGTCGATGTCGGTCTCGACTATTTGACGCTCGCCCGTTCTTCCGGCACGCTCTCTGGCGGCGAAAGTCAGCGCATCCGGCTCGCTTCACAGATCGGCTCCGGCCTCACCGGCGTGCTCTATGTGCTCGATGAACCCTCAATCGGCCTGCATCAGCGCGACAATGCCAGGCTGCTCGACACTTTGCGGCGGCTGCGCGATCTCGGCAACAGCGTCATCGTCGTCGAACATGACGAGGATGCGATCATCGCCGCCGACCATGTGGTCGATGTCGGGCCGGGCGCCGGCATTCATGGCGGCGAGATCATCGCGCAGGGTACAGCCGAGGAGATCATGGCTATTCCTGCCTCGCTCACGGGGCAATATTTGCGCGGTGTGCGCGAGGTCGTTGTGCCCAGCGTCAGGCGCATGCCTGATCCCGAGCGCGAATTGGCGATCATCGACGCGCATGGCAATAATCTGAAACATGTCACGACCCGCGTGCCGCTCGGCCTTTTCACCTGCGTCACTGGCGTCTCAGGCGGCGGCAAATCGACCCTCATCATCGACACGCTCTATAAGGCGGCGGCGAGGCGTCTCAATGGCGCGCTCGAACATCCCGCTCCACACAAGGAGATTGAAGGGCTCGAGCAGCTCGACAAGGTGATCGATATTGATCAATCACCGATCGGCCGCACGCCCCGCTCCAATCCGGCCACTTATATCGGCGCCTTCACACCGATCCGCGAATGGTTCGCGGGCCTTCCCGAGGCCAAGGCGCGCGGCTATCAGCCGGGCCGTTTCTCCTTCAACGTCAAGGGCGGGCGCTGCGAAGCCTGCCAGGGCGACGGTGTCATCAAGATCGAGATGCATTTTTTGCCGGACGTCTATGTCACCTGCGACGTCTGCAAGGGCAAACGGTACGACCGAGAAACGCTGGAGGTGAAATATAAGGGCAAGTCCATTGCCGACGTGCTGGACATGACCGTCGAGGAAGCCGCCGCCTTCTTCAAGCCGGTGCCCTCGATCCGCGACAAGCTCGAAACCCTCGCCCGCGTCGGCCTCGGCTATGTCCGGGTCGGCCAACAGGCCAATACGCTTTCCGGCGGCGAGGCGCAGCGCGTGAAACTTGCCAAGGAATTGTCACGCCGTTCAACGGGCCGCACGCTTTATATTCTCGACGAGCCAACCACAGGTCTGCATTTTCACGATGTCGCGCAATTGCTCGAAGTGCTGCATCAACTGGTCGAACAGGGCAATACGATGGTGGTCATCGAGCATAATCTCGAGGTCATCAAAACCGCCGATTGGATCATCGATCTCGGCCCCGAGGGTGGCGATGGCGGCGGCACGATCATCGCCGAGGGCCCGCCCGAAGCCATCGTCAAGGTCAAGCAAAGCTATACGGGCCATTATCTTGCCGAGGTCCTGGCGCGTCGCACCTCAGGACAAAAAGGGAAGGATGGAGCGCCGGATTAAATCATGGATCGAAACAGCTGAGCCGTATTATAGCTGCTAATCACAAGAATGTTATGCGTTTAACGCAATGATCATGGCACGAATTAACCCGAATTAAGGAAATTCATAGCCGGTCCATCCGGCTTCGATGAGCCTGTTTATGCGAGAAATGCATACCTGCCCAGTAAAAAGCTTGCTTGTGCAAAGCTCTGCCGTGCTCGATGATCCAGCCATCGACCAAGCCAACATCCCTCCCCAATGGCTGGTCGCTATGGGTCGCCTTGAATTGTTCTGAATGAGCCTCCTCCCCCCGCGGCTTATTCCGGTGAAAGTTTATCCCACACTTTCATCTCTTACAGAACGGATCGGCTTGAAGCCCGTAGCTCATGCGGGGTGAGATCCCTCCCTCACCACCTCGCTGAATAGTAGCGCCCGCCGATCCTCCCCGGCGGGCGCTTCTCTTTTAAGCTTCCCCTTTTCTCATCCTCGACCGTCTTCAAAGAAGGCCGTCTGGTCCCTCCGAATTTTCAAAAGCCATGAAAAGCGAAAATTCGGAGCAGCAACCAGAGATCGGGACTCGCTGAATCGACAGGATCACCCCCAAAAGTAGCCCCTTTGGGAGGTTTGATGCTATTATGAGGGTTTACAGCATAGCTCCCGCGTCCTGCTCAACGGACGATGCGGATGCCAATGCCGATCCATTTCGAGAAGCAAAACAATGCCGTCTCCCATTCATGTCATCGGTGGAGGATTGTCGGGCGCCGAGGCAGCCTGGCAAATCGCCAAGGCCGGGATCCCCGTGATCCTGCACGAAATGCGTCCGGACCGTTCGACCCCCGCGCATCATTCCGCCGATCTCGCCGAACTCGTCTGCTCTAATTCCTTCCGCGCGGATGATGCGGAAAGCAGCGCCATCGGCATTCTGCATCGCGAAATGCGGCGCCTCGACTCGCTGATTTTGCAAGCGGCGGATTGCAATCGCCTGCCTGCCGGCGGCGCTTTGGCGGTGGACCGGCAGGGCTTTGCGGCTTTCGTCACCGCCGCCATCAAGGCCTCTCCGCTCATCACGCTGGTACGTGGGGAAGTGACTGAAATCCCCGCCGATTGGGATCAAATCATTATCGCGACGGGTCCTCTGACCTCGGAGACTCTCGCCGCTCACATCAAGGCACTGACCGGCGAGGATGATCTCGCCTTTTTCGACGCGATCGCCCCAGTGGTCTATCGCGATTCCATCGACATGACGAAAGCGTGGTTCCAGTCGCGCTACGACAAGGTCGGACCCGGCGGCAATGGCGCCGATTATATCAATTGCCCGCTCGACAAGGAGCAATATCAAGCCTTTGTCGAAGGCTTGATCCAGGGCGAGAAGATCAGTTTCAAGGAATGGGAAGGCACGCCCTATTTCAATGGCTGCCTGCCGATCGAGATCATGGCTGAGCGCGGTCCCGAAACCTTGCGGCATGGACCGATGAAGCCCGTCGGCCTGACCAATGCGCATGCGCCGACCGTCAAGCCTTATGCGATCGTGCAATTGCGGCAGGATAATGCGCTGGGCACGCTCTATAATATGGTCGGCTTTCAGACCAAACTGAAACACGCCGAGCAGATCGCTCTCTTCCGCACCATTCCCGGACTTGAACAGGCGCGTTTTGCGCGCCTTGGCGGTCTGCACCGCAATATTTTTCTCAATACGCCCAAAGTGCTTGATATGCGGCTAAGGCTGAAAGCTGATCCGCGCTTGCGTTTCGCCGGCCAGATCACCGGCTGCGAAGGTTACGTGGAAAGCGCGGGCATTGGGCTTTTGGTCGGCCGCATGGCGGCTTGCGAGCGTTTGGGCGAGTCTTTCGTCCCGCCCCCGACGACGACAGCGCTCGGCGCCCTTTTGAACCACATTACCGCCGGCCATATAGAAACGATCGACGCGGGGCCACGCTCGTTCCAACCGATGAATGTAAATTTCGGCCTGTTTCCACCCCTGACGGAAAAAATCGTTTCGCCCGAGGGAAAGCGCCTTCGCGGTCCAGAGAAAGACCAACTCAAGAAACGCTTGCTCAGCCAGCGCGCGGAACGGGACCTGGAGGCTTGGTGCACCGCCCCAACATGTGGCCCAACGCCACTGGCTGCGGAATGAGGCTCATCCCGCAGCCAGTTCTCAAAGTCACTTCATGTGTCCGTTGACGCAATCCTATTGCGGATTCTCTGACAATCCGCTGTTTCGACCTTTTTCGTCCACGCCATAAAAGCCGGGAAAATTGTCTGGCCGATAGACCGAGCGGCCGGTGCCTAAAGTCTCTTTCATAGCGATGGGTTGCACCTGCGCGCCAGCCACTTTATCCGGGCCCGTGAATTGGAGCCGCAGCAAGTTCACCGCGATGATTGCGAGGACGATCACGCTCGCCCAACATCCCACTTTCCAGATAATATTCATTGTCTCCCCCTGCATGACCAGGGCGCGATGCCAATTGCCGCGCCAAGTCACGACCGTTTGTTTCGCATCGGAGGGACGCCTCACCCCGCCCCGGCCTTTGTCGGCGCGGTTCGTTTCGATCGCCCATTCTTCCTTCGCGTGTGGTCGGTTTCAAGGAAAACAACGTCAATCTGGAGAGCAAAGTTCTATCTGTGCATGAATCCAGGAAGTTTTATTTTCCGATGATGAAAGCATAAGCTCGACAAAAGCGTCTTGATCTTGGTTCGTTCCCGAGCCGCAAACAGAGCCTTCATCATTACTTTCCAATATTACGCTGTTTATATTATTTTTATTAAAAGGGATTCTCATAATTTCATTGACCGGGAGGAACATCAGAAGACTGCTCGAAATATCAGCCTTTTGACAGTTTCTTCGCTCTCCGACGCCGTGATTTTGCGCAATCATCACACTTGACCCCGGCCTTTTCCCGCGCCAAGCTGAGGCATGTCACCCTTCCTTCATAGGGAAATCAGAGTCCGATGAACGAAGAAACGTCCATCCTCGTACTTGGCATTGGCGAACTGGCTTCCGCCGTGGCGAGAAAACTTCATCTCGCGGGTCACGCCGTCGCCATCAATCAGAGCACGCCGCCTTCAGTCATTCGGCGGCGTATGGCTTTTGCCGATGCTTGGACGGATGGCCAATGCACGTTCGAAGGTGTGGAAGCCCGTCGCGCGGATAAGAGCAAGGATTTTCTTGCGGGCCTTCGCAGCGGGATGTTCATTCCGATCCTCTGGCACAACTTCGAGGAAGTGACCGAGCGTTGGCCTTGGGATGTCATCATTGACGCGCGTTCGCTCGACGGCAAACCCCGGCAAAGAATTCGCCAGCTCGCCGAATTGAGCATCGGCATCGGTCCCGGCTTCGTCATCGGCGATGATTGCGATATCATCATCGACACGGGCCGTCGTGATCCTGGCGCGGTTTTGCGAAGCGGGAGCCTGCCCGAGCGCCCGGCGATCGAGGATTCCGCTTTTCCTGATGGCAAAACTGTCAGCGCGCCGCATCACGGCCTTTTCCATATCGCCAAATTTTTGGGTGATGGGGTCGAGGAAGGCGAGGTTTTGGGCTGGATCGGGACCACGCCCATCGTGGCGCCCGCCACCGGCAGATTGCGTGGTCTCGCTCGCGACGCCTCGGCGGTCAGCAAGGATGCAGAACTCGCCGAAGTTGCGACCGATCCCCAGGCGGAAATCGCAGGCATGACAAAGCGCGACCGGCTAATTGCCCGAAGCGTCGCCTTTGTGATCGAGATCGAGCGCTCCGGTGTCCAGCCCATTTCGCTGGAAAACTTTTTCTGACCAATTTTAGGGCGCGGATGATGCGCTAAAACAAGAGATAGAGAGCCTGTTCTGATCAACTGAAACAAACAAGGCTTTCATGAAGGGATTGATAAAACCGGCTCCTTGAGCCGGTTTTTTTGGAGCCGGTTTTTGTTGTGCCCTAAAATAAGGCCTCTCCGGCCAAGAGGCCCAAAACCAGAAAGACAAGAAAAAGCACAACCACGATAAAGAAAAGAATACGTGCGATCCCGCCCGCCGCCGCTGCGATACCCGTAAAGCCGAAGGCAGCGGCGACTATGGAGACGATGAAAAAGAACAATGCCCATCTCAGCATGATGTGCTCCCATCCCCAAGCCTTGCGCGACGGCATACACGGTTACAGAGCAGTCGGCCCCACGTAATCCGCCTTCCATTCGTCTGACAAGCAACGCCGCCAAATACAACGCCGTGCTGGAAACGAACGTTCCCGCGCCAAAGGCCATGATCGATCAAGTCGATAAAATCGATTGCGCAGCGAGACCGATAAAGAACAAAAGCCCGGCATCCCTGTTGGAACGGAAGAGGCGCAGGGCCTGGCCTACATTCTCCAGATCAATGCTTTTGACCTGCCACCCAAGATGCAGCGCAAAGCCAATCCACCCGATGAGCGCTAAACCGTGCAAGGCCCCGGCAACCCACAGAGCTCCGGCGGACAGCAGCAAAGTCAGGCCATAGAGAAGGCCAACACAGAGACGGATACGCGTCCCAAACAAGCGCGCCGTCGATTTGACCCCCGCCTTAACATCGTCCCGAATGTCCTGGATCGCATAGATCGTGTCATAACCGATCGTCCAGGCTATGCCGCCCAAGTAAAGCTGGACCGGGGCTAAAGAAAGCGAGCCGAAAGCCGCCGCCCATCCCATCAAAATGCCCCAGGCAAAAGCGCAGCCAAGGACCGCCTGTGGCCAGGAGGTCACGCGTTTCATAAAGGGATAGATCGCGACGAAAACGAGGGAGGAGAGACCTAGAACAATCGTGAACAGATTGAAGCTCAGCAAAACGGCGAGGCCGATGAGCGACTGCAACAGGAAAAAACCTTGCGCGCCCAGAACACTGACGCGGCCAGACGGCAAGGGCCGCATTCTCGTGCGTTCGACTTTCGCATCCACTTCGCGATCGACGATGTCATTAAAGGTAGAGCCCGCGCCCCGCATGACGATGGCGCCAATCAGAAACAGGAGGAGATGCGCCCAGTGCAAAGGCACGCCCGCTGCCAGGCTTGCCAGAGCACTCCCCCACCAGCAGGGCAGCAGCAGAAGCCACCAGCCAACCGGCCTGTCGAGGCGCGCGAGCTGCAAATAGGGATGTGCTGCGGGCGGCGAAAACCGGAAAAGCCATTGGTCCGGCGCGGCATCCGGGAGCACGGCCGCAGCACCGATCGGTGAACCGAAAGGCTCGGTCCCGCCTTCCATAGGCATCAAAGTGGGCCTGTCGGCAATTTCTGCTGCGGCACATTAAGTGCGCCGCCACCAGCGGCCTGCTGGCTTTGCGCCTTCTTGACCTGCGCAGCGACCGCGCAAGCCTGGTTGGCGACGGTGACGGATTTGGCCGACATGGTCTTGATATTTTCCAGGGCTTCGTCCGGAACGGAGCACCATTCCTTGTTCTTGCTCAGATAAGCTACAAGTTCATGTTCAACGGTGACCAGATTGCGGAGCTTCGGGCATGAGGCTATAGGATCGAGCTGCTTCTTATTGCCCTTGGCCAGTTGGTTGAGCTGATTGATCACACCCTGGCGTCGCTGGTTCAGGCGAGCAATATCGGTATTGCAATCTTCCGCCCGTGCTGCCGTGGCCCCTCCAAAGCAAAGCACCAGCAGCACGAGACAACCAGCTTTTCGCATTGCCGGGAATCGATCCGTCATCATGACCAGAGCCTTTCCTCCATCACCTGCCAAATGTCCCACGCTCGCCTTTCGGCCCGCTCACTCATAGCAAAAGCGCCAAGCTGCCAGCAAGGGCCCTTCCCCTTTCCTTTCCAGTCGGGGCTTAAACTATGCCGCATTACGATTTTTCCGCGCCACGGCTCTATCTCGATCAGCCGTTGCGAGCCGGCGGCACGGTCGCACTGGACAAGTCCCAGGCACATTATCTCTGCACGGTCCTGCGCCTTGTGGCTGGGGATCACATCCTCGTTTTCAACGGCCGCGAGGGAGAATG contains:
- a CDS encoding DUF1328 family protein, with product MLRWALFFFIVSIVAAAFGFTGIAAAAGGIARILFFIVVVLFLVFLVLGLLAGEALF
- the trmFO gene encoding methylenetetrahydrofolate--tRNA-(uracil(54)-C(5))-methyltransferase (FADH(2)-oxidizing) TrmFO; this translates as MPSPIHVIGGGLSGAEAAWQIAKAGIPVILHEMRPDRSTPAHHSADLAELVCSNSFRADDAESSAIGILHREMRRLDSLILQAADCNRLPAGGALAVDRQGFAAFVTAAIKASPLITLVRGEVTEIPADWDQIIIATGPLTSETLAAHIKALTGEDDLAFFDAIAPVVYRDSIDMTKAWFQSRYDKVGPGGNGADYINCPLDKEQYQAFVEGLIQGEKISFKEWEGTPYFNGCLPIEIMAERGPETLRHGPMKPVGLTNAHAPTVKPYAIVQLRQDNALGTLYNMVGFQTKLKHAEQIALFRTIPGLEQARFARLGGLHRNIFLNTPKVLDMRLRLKADPRLRFAGQITGCEGYVESAGIGLLVGRMAACERLGESFVPPPTTTALGALLNHITAGHIETIDAGPRSFQPMNVNFGLFPPLTEKIVSPEGKRLRGPEKDQLKKRLLSQRAERDLEAWCTAPTCGPTPLAAE
- the uvrA gene encoding excinuclease ABC subunit UvrA, with translation MSTAQRSIVIRGAREHNLKNVDLTIPRDKLVVFTGLSGSGKSSLAFDTIYAEGQRRYVESLSAYARQFLEMMQKPDVDQIDGLSPAISIEQKTTSKNPRSTVGTVTEIHDYMRLLYARVGIPYSPATGLPIESQTVSQMVDRVLALPERTRLYLLAPVVRGRKGEYRKEIADFQKRGFQRLKIDGTFYEIDETPTLDKKFKHDIDVVVDRIAVRDDMRARLSESFETALELADGIAIMEYADKPEKAKEAERIVFSSKFACPVSGFTIPEIEPRLFSFNNPFGACPECGGLGYEQTVDPDLVVADKKLSLRKGAMAPWAKSSSPYYSQTLESLAKHFKFRLDTPYEKLEPSVQQMLLYGSKTESVHFVYEDNVRAYDVNKPFEGVLRNLERRYRETDSEWTREEIGRYMTATPCKACSGYRLRPEALAVKIDGSHIGEVSALSVRDARAWFAALPAKLDDKRQEIAKRIFKEINDRLTFLVDVGLDYLTLARSSGTLSGGESQRIRLASQIGSGLTGVLYVLDEPSIGLHQRDNARLLDTLRRLRDLGNSVIVVEHDEDAIIAADHVVDVGPGAGIHGGEIIAQGTAEEIMAIPASLTGQYLRGVREVVVPSVRRMPDPERELAIIDAHGNNLKHVTTRVPLGLFTCVTGVSGGGKSTLIIDTLYKAAARRLNGALEHPAPHKEIEGLEQLDKVIDIDQSPIGRTPRSNPATYIGAFTPIREWFAGLPEAKARGYQPGRFSFNVKGGRCEACQGDGVIKIEMHFLPDVYVTCDVCKGKRYDRETLEVKYKGKSIADVLDMTVEEAAAFFKPVPSIRDKLETLARVGLGYVRVGQQANTLSGGEAQRVKLAKELSRRSTGRTLYILDEPTTGLHFHDVAQLLEVLHQLVEQGNTMVVIEHNLEVIKTADWIIDLGPEGGDGGGTIIAEGPPEAIVKVKQSYTGHYLAEVLARRTSGQKGKDGAPD
- the ubiA gene encoding 4-hydroxybenzoate octaprenyltransferase, whose amino-acid sequence is MPMEGGTEPFGSPIGAAAVLPDAAPDQWLFRFSPPAAHPYLQLARLDRPVGWWLLLLPCWWGSALASLAAGVPLHWAHLLLFLIGAIVMRGAGSTFNDIVDREVDAKVERTRMRPLPSGRVSVLGAQGFFLLQSLIGLAVLLSFNLFTIVLGLSSLVFVAIYPFMKRVTSWPQAVLGCAFAWGILMGWAAAFGSLSLAPVQLYLGGIAWTIGYDTIYAIQDIRDDVKAGVKSTARLFGTRIRLCVGLLYGLTLLLSAGALWVAGALHGLALIGWIGFALHLGWQVKSIDLENVGQALRLFRSNRDAGLLFFIGLAAQSILST